One window from the genome of Pseudoalteromonas sp. '520P1 No. 423' encodes:
- the gshB gene encoding glutathione synthase, giving the protein MSIKLGIVSDPISGFNIKKDTGFAMMVEAQSRGYEIYYMEMDDLYLRKGQAFATAAKAQVFEDENHWYDLEEKQSIALADLDVILMRKDPPFDTEYIYATYILERAELSGTLIVNKPQSLRDANEKLFTAWFSEFTPDTLVTRSQKQIRSFLDEHGDIILKPLDGMGGASIFRVKQDDANLGVICETLTKHGSEFAMAQNYIPEIKQGDKRVLVIDGQVIPYCLARIPQNGETRGNLAVGGRGEARPLSESDLKIAQAIAPTLKEKGLIFVGLDIIGDKLTEINVTAPTCVKEIQAAYDISITGILFDAIEQRLKS; this is encoded by the coding sequence ATGAGCATAAAACTCGGGATCGTTTCAGACCCAATTTCAGGTTTTAATATTAAAAAAGATACTGGTTTTGCCATGATGGTAGAAGCACAAAGCCGTGGTTATGAAATCTATTATATGGAAATGGACGACCTTTACCTAAGAAAAGGTCAAGCCTTTGCTACAGCAGCAAAAGCCCAAGTTTTTGAAGATGAAAACCACTGGTATGATTTAGAAGAAAAACAAAGCATTGCCTTAGCTGATCTTGATGTAATTTTAATGCGAAAAGATCCACCATTTGATACCGAATATATTTACGCAACGTATATTTTAGAACGCGCAGAACTTTCAGGCACTTTAATTGTAAATAAACCGCAAAGCTTGCGTGATGCAAATGAGAAACTATTTACCGCTTGGTTTAGCGAATTTACACCGGATACTTTAGTAACAAGAAGTCAAAAGCAGATCCGCAGCTTTTTAGATGAGCACGGCGATATTATTTTAAAACCACTTGATGGCATGGGTGGCGCATCAATATTCAGAGTCAAACAAGATGATGCTAATTTAGGCGTAATTTGTGAAACACTCACGAAACATGGTAGTGAGTTTGCGATGGCACAAAACTATATCCCTGAAATAAAACAAGGCGATAAACGTGTATTAGTGATTGATGGCCAAGTTATTCCATATTGCTTAGCGCGTATCCCACAAAATGGCGAAACACGCGGTAATTTAGCCGTGGGTGGCCGTGGTGAAGCGCGCCCGTTAAGTGAGTCAGATCTTAAAATTGCACAAGCGATTGCACCAACATTAAAAGAAAAAGGCCTTATTTTTGTTGGCTTAGATATCATTGGTGATAAGTTAACTGAAATAAATGTAACAGCGCCAACTTGCGTAAAAGAAATTCAAGCAGCTTATGATATCTCAATCACAGGTATCTTATTTGATGCCATTGAACAGAGATTAAAATCATAA
- a CDS encoding PilT/PilU family type 4a pilus ATPase, with the protein MEPGNLNYYLAKMCEADASDVFVSSLLPVSAKINGELTPLDDHELTEDESLSLVESAMSEKQKAEFHSTKECNFAIATDEGRFRISAFWQRDKAGMVIRRIVTTIPDVADLGLPSVLTDLIMAKKGLMLFVGGTGTGKSTSLAALLGYRNRNHKGHILTIEDPIEFVHEHEKSIVTQREVGLDTESFDAALKSSLRQAPDVILIGEIRSQETMEYALSFAETGHLCVATLHANNANQAIDRIMHLVPKEKHDKLKYDLALNLRGIVAQQLIPTSDGKGRVAAIEVLLNSPMIAELVKKGDIGGIKETMSKSREMGMQTFDQALFDHYQNQRINYADALHHADSPNDLRLMIKLRNNDQQGAGFLQGVTVDGLGDDNP; encoded by the coding sequence ATGGAACCGGGTAATTTAAACTATTATTTAGCAAAAATGTGTGAAGCAGATGCATCAGATGTCTTTGTATCTAGTCTGTTGCCGGTCAGTGCAAAAATAAATGGCGAACTAACACCTTTAGATGACCATGAACTAACTGAAGATGAATCTTTATCTTTGGTCGAATCGGCTATGAGTGAAAAGCAAAAAGCTGAATTTCATTCTACAAAAGAATGTAATTTTGCAATAGCTACTGATGAAGGGCGTTTTAGGATCTCGGCATTTTGGCAAAGAGATAAGGCGGGAATGGTTATTCGTCGAATCGTCACTACGATCCCTGATGTTGCTGATCTTGGTTTACCATCGGTATTAACTGACTTGATCATGGCAAAAAAAGGCTTAATGTTATTTGTTGGTGGTACGGGTACTGGTAAATCTACATCATTAGCGGCTTTGTTAGGTTATAGAAACCGTAATCACAAAGGCCATATTCTGACAATTGAAGATCCGATTGAATTTGTGCATGAACATGAAAAAAGTATCGTGACGCAAAGGGAAGTGGGTTTAGACACAGAGAGCTTTGATGCGGCATTAAAAAGCTCATTACGCCAGGCACCAGATGTAATACTAATAGGTGAAATACGCTCTCAAGAGACGATGGAATATGCATTAAGCTTTGCTGAAACAGGCCATTTATGTGTTGCTACACTACATGCAAATAATGCGAACCAAGCAATTGACCGTATTATGCATTTAGTGCCAAAAGAGAAGCATGATAAATTAAAATATGATTTAGCACTTAATTTACGAGGCATTGTTGCACAGCAATTAATTCCAACATCCGACGGTAAAGGTCGTGTCGCAGCGATTGAAGTATTGTTAAACTCACCTATGATTGCTGAGTTAGTGAAAAAAGGTGATATTGGCGGTATTAAAGAAACTATGTCTAAGTCTCGTGAAATGGGTATGCAGACTTTTGATCAGGCATTGTTTGATCATTACCAAAATCAAAGGATCAATTATGCTGATGCATTGCATCATGCTGATTCACCAAATGATTTAAGACTTATGATCAAACTTAGAAATAACGATCAGCAGGGGGCAGGCTTCTTACAAGGTGTTACTGTTGATGGTTTAGGTGATGATAACCCTTAG
- a CDS encoding PLP-dependent aminotransferase family protein, which translates to MDTIWKVNQVRFIELVKTQAKYKALVTLIDEAITDGDLAFKQKLPAQRWLADELNVTHGTVTRAYELAQKQGLVKAKLGAGTFVDTGSNSNITEELVVDFASSMQPMMGQQAVLAQAMTELAQDNNALSHILTYSIDGIAKHKKVFNDWLINKGFKNAADLIFLQGAQQGVYSCLQILTERGDLVLHESLCYPGFYRAAESSGLKMKELTITNEGIDLDELEAICKKFAPKVLYITPNNQNPTNVKYTEQQLDKILALSRQYQFFIIEDDVNYCLPNNWRLPLQQKAPDRVFYISSLSKYFAGGLRVGYILAPALFQQVLKQHIHSQCWMVSSMNFELASRFIQSDGYQFNQDKLAKELIYRQKAFQVIFDKYRFIARLGGLNIWLELPKTINMHQLSGLLLANNVKIRTADLFLAPSSTNDYNAIRISLGGPEHRKVFDKGIEIMDRVFKQLHNNNDVVI; encoded by the coding sequence ATGGATACAATTTGGAAGGTAAACCAAGTTCGTTTTATTGAGCTTGTAAAAACTCAAGCAAAATATAAGGCCTTAGTGACTTTAATTGATGAAGCTATCACTGATGGGGATTTAGCTTTTAAGCAAAAATTACCAGCGCAGCGCTGGTTGGCTGATGAGTTAAATGTAACCCATGGTACGGTCACTAGAGCTTATGAATTAGCGCAAAAACAAGGGCTTGTTAAAGCAAAGTTAGGTGCTGGCACCTTTGTTGATACTGGGAGCAATTCAAATATAACAGAAGAGCTCGTTGTTGATTTTGCATCTAGTATGCAGCCAATGATGGGTCAACAAGCTGTTTTAGCGCAAGCAATGACTGAGCTCGCACAAGATAATAATGCTTTATCTCACATATTAACGTATTCAATAGATGGCATAGCTAAGCATAAGAAGGTATTTAATGACTGGCTCATAAATAAAGGGTTTAAAAACGCTGCTGATTTAATATTTTTACAAGGTGCCCAACAAGGCGTTTATAGCTGTTTACAAATACTGACTGAGCGTGGGGATCTCGTGCTACATGAATCCCTTTGTTATCCTGGGTTTTATCGTGCGGCAGAGTCATCAGGTTTAAAAATGAAAGAGCTCACGATAACAAATGAAGGTATTGATTTAGATGAGCTAGAGGCTATTTGTAAAAAATTCGCGCCAAAAGTGCTTTATATTACGCCAAATAATCAAAACCCGACCAATGTAAAATACACTGAGCAGCAGTTAGATAAAATTTTAGCTTTAAGTCGTCAATATCAATTTTTTATTATTGAAGATGATGTGAATTACTGTTTGCCTAATAATTGGCGTTTACCACTGCAACAAAAAGCCCCTGATCGTGTTTTTTATATATCAAGTTTGTCTAAGTATTTTGCTGGTGGCTTAAGAGTTGGCTATATTTTGGCTCCTGCTTTATTTCAACAGGTATTAAAGCAACATATTCATAGTCAGTGTTGGATGGTTTCATCTATGAACTTTGAATTGGCATCTCGTTTTATTCAAAGTGATGGCTATCAGTTCAATCAAGACAAACTTGCAAAAGAACTTATCTATCGCCAAAAAGCGTTCCAAGTGATTTTTGATAAATATAGATTTATCGCACGCTTAGGCGGTTTAAATATTTGGCTTGAGTTGCCTAAAACTATCAATATGCATCAGTTAAGCGGTTTATTATTAGCAAATAATGTAAAAATACGTACTGCAGACTTATTTTTAGCACCGTCAAGCACGAATGATTATAATGCGATCCGTATCTCATTAGGTGGACCAGAGCATAGAAAGGTATTTGATAAAGGCATAGAAATTATGGATAGGGTTTTTAAGCAATTACACAATAATAATGATGTTGTTATTTAA
- a CDS encoding GNAT family N-acetyltransferase, whose amino-acid sequence MQIKYKLNQADFETIFNFLSERSYWSNGISKDCLKRACDNSLCFVIQNNNTLCAFARVVTDQATFANLLDVFVLEKYRGQGIGKKLITAIIEDEKLQGLRRFTLATKDAHDLYAQYNFAKPIYPEGMMEIYKPNIYLE is encoded by the coding sequence ATGCAAATTAAATACAAGTTAAACCAAGCAGATTTTGAAACTATTTTTAATTTTTTAAGCGAACGCAGCTATTGGTCTAACGGTATCTCAAAAGACTGCTTAAAACGTGCCTGTGATAATTCTTTATGTTTTGTAATTCAAAATAACAATACATTATGTGCCTTTGCCAGAGTAGTTACCGATCAAGCTACCTTTGCTAATTTATTAGATGTCTTCGTTTTAGAGAAATATAGAGGCCAAGGTATAGGAAAGAAATTAATTACAGCAATTATAGAAGATGAGAAATTACAAGGATTAAGACGTTTCACTTTAGCAACTAAAGACGCCCATGATTTATACGCCCAATATAATTTTGCAAAACCAATTTATCCTGAGGGCATGATGGAAATTTATAAACCTAATATCTACCTTGAGTAA
- the ruvX gene encoding Holliday junction resolvase RuvX, with protein sequence MAKRQLKEKGQRTVLGFDFGTKSIGIAVGQEVTGSASPLCAIKAQDGIPNWDEIKVIVDEWLPDLIVVGLPLNMDGSNQQVTFQAKKFANRLHNKHGLPVETQDERLTTTDAKSQLFEHGGYKNLKKGNVDSMSARIILESFFENQWG encoded by the coding sequence ATGGCAAAGCGCCAGCTAAAAGAAAAAGGTCAACGTACTGTATTAGGATTCGATTTTGGTACTAAAAGTATCGGTATTGCTGTGGGCCAAGAAGTTACCGGTTCTGCATCACCATTATGCGCAATTAAAGCACAAGATGGCATCCCTAATTGGGATGAGATAAAAGTGATTGTTGATGAATGGTTACCTGACTTAATTGTAGTAGGTTTACCTTTAAATATGGACGGCAGCAATCAACAAGTAACCTTTCAAGCCAAAAAATTTGCTAACCGCTTACATAATAAACATGGTTTACCTGTTGAAACACAGGATGAACGATTAACCACTACAGATGCAAAGTCGCAACTTTTTGAACACGGCGGTTATAAAAACCTAAAGAAAGGCAATGTAGATAGTATGTCAGCTAGAATAATCTTAGAAAGTTTTTTTGAAAATCAATGGGGTTAG
- a CDS encoding YggS family pyridoxal phosphate-dependent enzyme: protein MITIAERLDSAYGRIKEAVKKFNRPEQSITLLAVSKTKPIDLILDAYEAGHRKFGESYVQESVEKIEKLAHLDGIQWHFIGPIQSNKTKLIANNFSWVQSIDRLKIVKRLSDQRATELPPLNVLIQVNISDEASKSGCTLAEVNQLALSIHALDNIKLRGLMAIPEKKESLEQQIQAFSQLKTCFDALQTQYKEIDTLSMGMSADLEAAIAAGSTMVRIGTDIFGARS from the coding sequence ATGATTACAATAGCAGAACGACTGGATTCCGCCTATGGTAGAATCAAAGAAGCAGTAAAAAAGTTTAACCGCCCAGAACAAAGTATTACTTTGCTAGCAGTGAGTAAAACTAAGCCAATAGATCTTATTTTAGATGCATATGAGGCTGGCCACAGAAAATTTGGTGAATCTTATGTTCAAGAGTCTGTTGAAAAAATTGAAAAGCTCGCGCATCTTGATGGTATTCAATGGCATTTTATAGGTCCGATACAATCAAATAAAACCAAATTAATTGCAAATAATTTTTCTTGGGTGCAAAGTATCGACAGATTAAAAATAGTAAAACGCTTAAGTGATCAAAGAGCCACCGAATTACCGCCTCTTAATGTATTAATACAGGTCAACATCAGTGACGAGGCATCGAAATCCGGCTGTACATTAGCAGAAGTAAACCAACTGGCACTCAGTATCCATGCCTTAGATAATATAAAGCTCAGAGGATTAATGGCAATCCCTGAGAAAAAAGAATCATTAGAGCAACAAATCCAGGCTTTTAGTCAGTTAAAAACTTGCTTTGATGCGTTACAGACCCAATATAAAGAGATTGATACACTATCTATGGGCATGAGTGCAGATTTAGAAGCAGCCATCGCTGCAGGCTCAACTATGGTAAGAATTGGTACAGACATTTTTGGTGCAAGAAGTTAA
- the proC gene encoding pyrroline-5-carboxylate reductase produces MTDRTIAFIGTGNMSYAIISGMIKNGFDKSRIIATNRNSEKLAKVAKELAISTDTDNLAALAKADVIVLSVKPQMMADLCKTFVDSGIDISKKLFISVAAGLTIERLQQMLAQKVTMIRCMPNTPCLLGKGVSGLYTQNATDEERAFTQSVFENTGIVTWLEKEADINNITAVTGSSPAYFFLFMEAIEQKAKALGFSDEQAKQLVQQTALGAAQMVASQDISISTLRANVTSKNGTTAAAIAQFEQSGLVQSVSDAMDKCIARAQEMEQEL; encoded by the coding sequence ATGACAGACAGAACCATCGCCTTTATTGGCACAGGCAATATGAGTTACGCAATTATCAGTGGCATGATTAAAAATGGTTTTGATAAAAGCCGTATTATCGCAACTAATCGCAACAGTGAAAAATTAGCAAAAGTAGCCAAAGAATTAGCAATATCAACTGATACTGATAACTTAGCTGCATTAGCAAAAGCAGATGTGATTGTACTGAGTGTAAAACCACAAATGATGGCTGATTTATGTAAAACCTTTGTTGATTCTGGCATAGATATCAGTAAAAAATTATTTATTTCTGTCGCTGCAGGTTTAACAATTGAAAGATTACAACAAATGTTAGCTCAAAAAGTGACTATGATACGTTGTATGCCTAATACGCCTTGTTTATTAGGTAAAGGTGTATCTGGACTTTATACTCAAAATGCAACTGATGAAGAACGCGCTTTTACACAAAGCGTATTTGAAAATACGGGTATCGTTACTTGGCTTGAAAAAGAAGCTGATATTAATAATATTACAGCCGTAACGGGTTCATCACCGGCTTATTTCTTTTTGTTTATGGAAGCCATAGAACAAAAAGCAAAAGCGTTAGGGTTTAGTGATGAACAAGCAAAACAGCTAGTGCAGCAAACAGCTTTAGGTGCTGCGCAAATGGTAGCGTCTCAAGATATTTCAATCTCTACTTTACGTGCTAACGTGACATCTAAAAATGGCACTACTGCTGCTGCGATTGCTCAGTTTGAACAAAGTGGTTTAGTACAAAGTGTTTCAGATGCAATGGATAAGTGTATTGCGCGCGCACAAGAAATGGAACAAGAACTTTAA
- a CDS encoding DUF3083 family protein, which yields MSIRRSRSKVSKVYLPSNSRYNQFLLAEFKITDELLERFESSDSSDKLKPWQSFYQKFSEQLFTVCEEADIDNVHFIANDKLPRVRFNQEIRYWETDQQMLIFYNPEYHQSYKSHFDGAVRSKKISLLFLASGDSIRTSAAGYHTKVRETLTKLLSEVGVDASAVRLRDHQHLTYDLFAKDKGVEGSNGHTLRRIKNRYKAADVILPEQNDTMSYVVASMPISRRLLKRSNVNLVGEQSYADFYQTLSDACVKSANHYNLKNGAFIANGLTPIIRNSSNKPEQKVGELQMLGFDPIEPKNEFYCNWQDDHLVDYVQIIFAATKDDIEDKGFAKFMETVDKSLRMMAKELEMTPDHEEIAIRFHQHLAYHFDQA from the coding sequence ATGTCTATTCGTCGTAGTCGCAGTAAAGTTAGTAAAGTTTATTTACCTTCTAATTCTCGTTATAACCAATTTTTATTAGCTGAGTTTAAAATAACAGATGAATTATTAGAGCGTTTTGAAAGTAGTGACAGCTCTGATAAGTTAAAGCCTTGGCAGAGTTTTTATCAAAAGTTCTCAGAGCAACTTTTCACCGTATGTGAAGAGGCAGATATAGATAATGTGCATTTTATCGCTAATGATAAATTACCTCGAGTTCGTTTTAACCAAGAGATCCGATACTGGGAAACAGATCAGCAAATGCTGATTTTTTATAACCCAGAATATCATCAGTCATATAAGTCTCATTTCGATGGTGCTGTTCGCTCTAAAAAAATATCACTATTATTTTTAGCATCTGGCGATTCTATTCGCACAAGTGCTGCGGGATACCATACAAAAGTTCGCGAAACACTTACAAAGCTTTTATCTGAAGTGGGTGTTGATGCAAGCGCTGTGCGTTTACGTGATCATCAGCATTTAACTTATGATTTATTTGCAAAAGATAAAGGCGTCGAAGGCTCTAACGGCCATACTTTAAGACGTATTAAAAATCGTTATAAAGCAGCCGATGTTATCTTGCCTGAGCAAAACGATACTATGAGTTATGTCGTAGCAAGTATGCCGATTTCTCGTCGTTTATTAAAACGTAGCAATGTAAATTTAGTTGGTGAACAATCTTACGCTGATTTTTACCAAACGTTATCTGATGCATGTGTAAAATCTGCCAACCATTATAATTTAAAAAATGGTGCATTTATCGCTAATGGCTTAACACCGATTATTCGTAATAGCTCAAATAAACCTGAGCAAAAAGTAGGTGAGCTTCAGATGTTAGGTTTTGACCCTATCGAACCTAAAAATGAATTTTACTGTAACTGGCAAGATGATCATTTAGTTGATTATGTACAAATCATTTTTGCGGCAACTAAAGACGATATTGAAGATAAAGGTTTTGCTAAATTTATGGAAACCGTTGATAAGTCATTACGTATGATGGCAAAAGAATTAGAAATGACGCCAGATCATGAAGAAATCGCTATTCGCTTCCACCAACATTTAGCTTACCACTTCGATCAAGCTTAA
- the rsmE gene encoding 16S rRNA (uracil(1498)-N(3))-methyltransferase — protein sequence MRIPHIYQAGEISLNETLALLPDAAGHITRVLRMDIGEQVCLFNGEGGEYLCELSEVSKKSAAVKVIEFIEKDVESPLKIHLGQGISRGDKMDFTIQKSVELGVTEITPIFTERCGVKLSGDRLEKKHLQWQKIAISAAEQSGRNFITKIHAPIKIERWLEQTSDELKITLHPRADHSIKTIPEPSNGLRFIVGPEGGFTDAEMLKTKNCGFMDIRLGPRVLRTETAALTVLSALQLQFGDLA from the coding sequence ATGCGCATTCCACATATTTATCAAGCTGGCGAAATCAGCTTAAATGAAACTTTAGCTTTACTTCCTGATGCGGCAGGCCATATTACTCGTGTATTACGTATGGATATTGGCGAGCAGGTTTGCCTATTTAATGGTGAAGGCGGTGAATACCTATGTGAATTATCTGAAGTAAGTAAAAAATCAGCTGCAGTAAAAGTAATCGAATTTATTGAAAAAGATGTTGAGTCACCCCTAAAAATTCATCTAGGCCAAGGTATTTCAAGAGGCGATAAAATGGATTTTACAATTCAAAAGTCTGTCGAACTTGGTGTGACTGAAATCACCCCCATTTTTACCGAGCGATGTGGTGTAAAGCTCAGCGGTGATAGATTAGAAAAAAAACATCTACAGTGGCAAAAAATTGCAATTTCAGCTGCCGAGCAATCTGGTCGTAATTTCATTACAAAAATTCATGCACCAATTAAAATAGAAAGATGGTTAGAGCAAACATCCGATGAATTAAAAATCACACTACACCCTAGAGCCGATCACAGCATAAAAACGATTCCAGAACCATCAAATGGTCTACGCTTTATTGTTGGCCCTGAAGGCGGATTTACCGATGCTGAAATGTTAAAAACTAAAAACTGTGGATTTATGGATATTCGTTTAGGCCCAAGAGTATTAAGAACTGAAACAGCAGCATTGACAGTATTAAGTGCATTGCAATTACAATTTGGTGATTTAGCTTAA
- a CDS encoding type IV pilus twitching motility protein PilT: MDITELLAFSVQHNSSDLHLSSDVSPMIRVDGDVRRVNIPALEAKDVNGLVYDIMSDKQRKEYEENLECDFSFEVPNLARFRVNAFNTNRGPAAVFRTIPSEILSLEDLGAPEIFKEISDNPRGLVLVTGPTGSGKSTTLAGMVDYINATRHDHILTIEDPIEFVHKNKLSLINQREVHRDTKSFNAALRSALREDPDVILVGELRDLETIRLAMTAAETGHLVFGTLHTTSAPKTIDRIIDVFPAAEKSMVRSMLSESLRAVISQTLLKKTGGGRVAAHEIMIGIPAIRNLIREDKIAQMYSSIQTGAGFGMQTMDQCLTNLLNRGLVSQSAAAAKAHDKSQFSSSGGM; the protein is encoded by the coding sequence ATGGATATTACCGAATTATTGGCCTTTAGTGTGCAACATAATTCTTCAGATTTACATTTATCGTCAGATGTATCTCCTATGATACGCGTTGACGGTGATGTTAGGCGTGTCAATATTCCAGCTTTAGAAGCCAAAGATGTCAATGGGTTAGTTTATGACATTATGAGCGATAAACAACGCAAAGAATACGAAGAAAACTTAGAATGTGACTTTTCTTTTGAAGTACCAAATTTAGCGCGTTTTCGTGTAAATGCATTTAACACAAATAGAGGTCCTGCAGCTGTATTTCGTACTATCCCAAGTGAAATATTATCTTTAGAAGATTTAGGCGCACCAGAAATATTTAAAGAAATATCAGATAACCCAAGGGGTTTGGTATTAGTAACAGGACCTACAGGTTCAGGTAAATCAACAACATTAGCAGGTATGGTTGATTATATTAATGCGACACGACACGATCATATTTTAACAATTGAAGATCCAATCGAATTTGTTCATAAAAATAAACTAAGCTTGATCAATCAAAGGGAAGTTCATAGAGATACCAAAAGCTTTAATGCAGCGCTTAGATCTGCATTACGTGAAGATCCAGATGTAATTCTAGTTGGTGAGCTACGTGATTTAGAAACAATTCGTTTAGCGATGACTGCAGCTGAAACTGGTCATTTAGTGTTTGGTACCTTACATACAACCTCTGCACCAAAAACCATTGACCGTATTATTGATGTTTTTCCGGCAGCAGAGAAATCTATGGTACGTTCTATGTTATCTGAATCATTACGTGCCGTTATTTCACAAACACTGCTAAAGAAAACTGGTGGTGGTCGAGTTGCAGCACATGAAATCATGATAGGTATTCCAGCTATTCGAAACCTTATTCGTGAGGATAAAATTGCTCAAATGTACTCTTCAATACAAACAGGTGCTGGTTTTGGTATGCAAACCATGGATCAATGTTTAACAAACTTACTAAATAGAGGTTTAGTGAGCCAATCTGCAGCGGCTGCAAAAGCACATGATAAATCTCAATTTAGCTCCTCAGGGGGAATGTAA
- a CDS encoding LysE family translocator — protein MQNELLALILPISIFTVIATITPGPNNILLAHSGAYFGIKKTIPHILGIRIGMICLQTCILFGLGQLFIAYPKIQFILSLIACIYILKLAFTISKAKPPSSNKAHQPFNIIQAAGFQLINPKSWAMLLTASSAFTLAGDLYWSSAFLSILLFNTVSIPCAFVWVTIGKLIAKKLQNPHFNQKFNLTMASLLLLTIPMIFI, from the coding sequence ATGCAAAATGAACTTTTAGCGCTAATTTTACCTATTAGTATCTTTACGGTTATAGCAACAATCACCCCTGGACCAAACAATATTTTACTGGCGCATTCTGGCGCTTATTTTGGTATCAAAAAAACGATCCCGCATATTTTAGGGATTCGAATAGGCATGATATGTTTGCAAACATGTATTCTTTTTGGTTTAGGACAGCTTTTTATCGCCTACCCTAAAATACAGTTTATTTTAAGCTTGATTGCTTGCATATATATTCTAAAGCTCGCTTTTACTATCTCAAAAGCGAAACCACCGTCATCAAATAAAGCCCATCAACCATTTAATATTATTCAAGCTGCGGGATTTCAGTTAATTAATCCCAAGTCCTGGGCGATGTTATTAACAGCAAGTTCTGCGTTCACACTAGCTGGCGACCTTTATTGGTCTTCTGCTTTTCTCAGTATTTTATTATTTAATACAGTATCAATCCCTTGTGCTTTTGTATGGGTAACAATAGGAAAACTGATCGCAAAAAAATTACAAAACCCTCATTTCAATCAAAAATTCAATTTGACTATGGCTAGCTTACTACTACTTACAATTCCCATGATCTTTATTTAG
- a CDS encoding YqgE/AlgH family protein: MQSLENHFLIAMPNMQDPAFEHSVTYICEHNDQGAMGLVINQPIDLTVGELLDQIKIDNNKETDAANIAVFSGGPVQQEQGFVLHIPKEGYQSSLKLTNDVMITTSKDVLTSLTTELAPEKFLISLGYAGWSSGQLEQELMDNAWLTIEADPDIIFSTPAHLRWEKAIEMLGIDISKLSTQTGHA; the protein is encoded by the coding sequence ATGCAATCTTTAGAAAATCACTTTCTCATTGCAATGCCAAATATGCAAGATCCGGCATTTGAACATTCCGTTACCTATATTTGTGAACATAATGACCAAGGCGCAATGGGTTTAGTCATTAACCAACCGATAGATTTAACTGTAGGTGAGCTACTTGATCAAATAAAAATTGATAACAATAAAGAAACCGACGCAGCCAATATCGCAGTGTTCTCTGGCGGCCCAGTTCAGCAAGAGCAAGGTTTTGTATTACACATCCCTAAAGAAGGTTATCAATCAAGCTTAAAACTCACCAATGACGTTATGATCACCACATCTAAAGATGTATTAACATCACTTACAACTGAGTTAGCACCTGAGAAATTTTTAATCTCTTTAGGTTATGCCGGTTGGAGTTCGGGACAACTTGAACAAGAGCTAATGGATAATGCATGGCTCACAATTGAAGCTGATCCTGACATTATATTTAGTACTCCCGCACATTTAAGGTGGGAAAAAGCAATTGAGATGCTCGGCATTGATATTAGCAAATTAAGTACACAAACAGGTCATGCTTAA